A single region of the Psychrobacter alimentarius genome encodes:
- the hemE gene encoding uroporphyrinogen decarboxylase, whose translation MSASDNSSSIQQEFAPLKNDRLLRALRFESIDTTPVWMMRQAGRYLPEYKATRAEAGDFMSLCKDTARATEVTLQPLRRYDLDAAILFSDILTIPDAMGLGLYFETGEGPKFKYPIRQQADLDRLPVLNANDSLDYVMRAVTSIRKALNGQVPLFGFSGSPWTLATYMIEGGSSKDYRYTKGFLYSNPEFLHQLLDKLATAVIDYLDAQVVAGAQVLQIFDSWGGALGHRQFIEFSHAYNKRIVAELKVRHPQIPVILFTKGGGLWLDVQADSEADALGLDWTMPIDRARQVLTESQRQLTKQHKKLQSSKAIQGNLDPATLYGSPTTIRSEVKAMLDSAYASGEKTGYIANLGHGITQWVNPDNAKVFIDAVHEYQI comes from the coding sequence ATGAGTGCTTCAGACAATAGTAGCTCGATCCAGCAAGAGTTTGCACCTTTAAAAAACGACAGACTGTTACGAGCGCTACGTTTTGAGTCGATAGATACCACACCAGTTTGGATGATGCGTCAAGCGGGTCGGTATCTGCCTGAATATAAAGCGACTCGTGCAGAAGCGGGTGATTTTATGAGTTTGTGCAAAGATACTGCTCGCGCTACTGAAGTGACTTTACAACCGTTACGCCGTTACGATTTGGACGCGGCTATTTTGTTTAGTGACATCTTGACTATTCCTGATGCTATGGGGCTGGGGCTATATTTTGAGACTGGAGAAGGTCCTAAATTCAAATACCCTATCCGCCAGCAGGCAGATCTTGATAGATTGCCAGTACTGAATGCTAATGACTCTTTAGATTACGTCATGCGCGCTGTGACAAGTATTCGTAAAGCGCTTAATGGTCAAGTGCCTTTGTTTGGTTTTTCTGGTAGTCCTTGGACATTAGCCACTTATATGATTGAAGGCGGGAGCTCAAAGGATTATCGCTATACCAAAGGTTTCTTATATAGTAATCCTGAATTTTTACATCAGTTATTAGATAAGTTAGCGACAGCCGTTATTGATTATTTGGATGCACAGGTTGTTGCTGGTGCGCAAGTATTACAAATATTCGATAGTTGGGGCGGAGCACTTGGTCATCGTCAGTTTATCGAGTTTTCTCATGCATACAACAAACGCATTGTCGCTGAATTAAAAGTACGTCACCCACAAATTCCTGTGATTTTATTTACCAAAGGTGGCGGATTGTGGCTTGATGTTCAAGCAGACAGCGAGGCTGATGCATTAGGTTTAGACTGGACGATGCCAATTGATCGTGCAAGACAGGTATTGACTGAAAGTCAGCGCCAGTTAACCAAGCAGCATAAAAAACTACAAAGTAGCAAAGCCATTCAAGGTAATTTAGACCCCGCCACATTGTATGGTTCACCTACAACTATCCGCAGCGAAGTAAAAGCGATGCTAGATAGTGCTTATGCTAGCGGCGAAAAAACAGGTTATATAGCAAACTTAGGCCATGGTATTACCCAGTGGGTCAACCCAGATAATGCCAAAGTATTTATCGATGCTGTACATGAGTATCAAATTTAA
- the argC gene encoding N-acetyl-gamma-glutamyl-phosphate reductase gives MISAAIVGGTGYTGIELIRLLSAHPEVSIDLLTSRSEAGTRADEIFPSLRGVSDIVFSDLGDNTLATLQQCDVVFFATPHGVAMQQAEALTQAGVKVIDLAADFRLQSLADFEHWYQQSHACPDLLKTAVYGLPEVNREKLASALVVGNPGCYPTTAILGLKPIIETQNQQVERLVESRIVIDAKSGVSGAGRQAKLALNYAETTDNFKAYSVEGHRHLPEIEQGVAQLLDSQFTHRIRFLPHLVPMIRGMLSSIHMELTEAGAAIDWQQAFENTYASEPFVDVMPKGIYPDTRSVRASNRLRIAVHQDNERAELTIIVVQDNLVKGAAGQAVQNMNVMFGFDESMGLNFAPIVP, from the coding sequence ATGATTTCGGCAGCGATTGTTGGTGGTACAGGTTATACAGGTATTGAACTGATTCGTTTATTATCTGCACATCCTGAAGTGTCTATTGATCTGCTTACCTCACGTAGTGAAGCAGGTACAAGAGCTGACGAGATATTTCCAAGTTTGCGCGGTGTGTCAGACATTGTCTTTAGTGACTTAGGAGACAATACACTTGCAACACTACAGCAGTGTGATGTGGTGTTCTTTGCCACGCCCCATGGTGTTGCAATGCAGCAAGCCGAAGCATTGACACAAGCTGGTGTCAAGGTGATTGATTTGGCTGCTGATTTTCGCTTGCAGTCATTGGCAGATTTCGAACATTGGTATCAACAGTCGCACGCTTGTCCTGATTTATTAAAAACAGCAGTATATGGCTTACCTGAAGTCAATCGAGAAAAGCTTGCGAGCGCTTTGGTAGTGGGAAATCCAGGTTGTTATCCGACCACTGCTATTTTGGGTTTGAAACCGATAATTGAAACTCAAAATCAGCAAGTAGAAAGGTTGGTTGAGTCACGTATTGTTATTGATGCAAAATCTGGCGTTTCAGGCGCCGGTCGTCAGGCAAAGCTTGCTCTAAACTATGCTGAAACGACAGATAATTTTAAGGCATATAGTGTTGAAGGGCATCGTCATCTGCCAGAGATCGAGCAAGGCGTTGCACAATTACTAGACAGTCAGTTTACGCATCGTATCCGCTTTTTGCCTCACCTTGTACCAATGATTCGTGGCATGCTGAGCTCTATCCATATGGAGTTGACTGAGGCAGGTGCGGCTATTGATTGGCAGCAAGCATTTGAAAATACCTATGCGTCAGAGCCGTTTGTCGACGTTATGCCAAAGGGTATTTATCCTGACACGCGTAGCGTTCGCGCTAGTAATCGCTTACGTATTGCTGTACATCAAGACAATGAACGTGCTGAGCTGACCATTATCGTAGTACAAGATAACTTAGTGAAAGGTGCGGCTGGGCAAGCGGTGCAAAATATGAATGTTATGTTCGGTTTTGATGAGTCTATGGGGTTAAATTTTGCGCCTATTGTCCCTTAA
- a CDS encoding ATP-dependent Clp protease adaptor ClpS — MILEATPTVLDWHFPNMPAHRAQEGDTDNETSPQADVLVAEPEVAKPPMYAVVMYNDNYTPMEFVVYVLQSEFRHSMDSAVEIMLTIHNSSKGIAGIYPKDIAETKAKKVNSLAHREGYPLLTQIEPHQGE, encoded by the coding sequence ATGATACTTGAAGCAACGCCCACTGTTTTAGATTGGCACTTTCCCAATATGCCAGCTCATCGTGCGCAAGAAGGCGATACAGATAACGAAACCTCACCGCAAGCTGATGTACTCGTCGCGGAGCCCGAGGTGGCTAAGCCGCCAATGTATGCAGTCGTAATGTACAATGACAACTATACTCCTATGGAGTTTGTGGTCTATGTCTTACAGTCGGAATTCCGTCATAGTATGGATTCGGCAGTTGAAATTATGCTGACGATACACAATAGTAGTAAAGGGATTGCTGGTATTTATCCTAAGGACATTGCCGAGACCAAGGCTAAAAAGGTCAACAGTCTTGCCCACCGTGAAGGCTATCCTTTATTAACTCAAATAGAGCCACATCAAGGCGAATAA
- a CDS encoding uracil-DNA glycosylase, with the protein MELFDEPKTKTAEQKQAILDNVRLPEDWKKALAEELTSDNMDNLRAFLKSAYQSNESIYPPAPLIFNAFNLTPLSQVKVVILGQDPYHGPGQAMGLSFSVPKAIPKPPSLNNLLKEMADDIGIRPSNHGDLTYWAEQGVLLLNSSLTVKESVPNSHQNQGWEQFTDAVIDVINEQTEHTVFILWGSKAQKKGKYINTDKHLILTAVHPSPLAANRGGFFGTKPFSKTNDYLKQYGQTPIDWQLPQ; encoded by the coding sequence ATGGAACTGTTTGATGAGCCGAAGACAAAAACAGCCGAACAAAAGCAAGCCATTTTAGACAATGTGCGTTTGCCAGAAGACTGGAAAAAGGCATTAGCAGAAGAACTCACGTCTGATAATATGGATAATTTACGAGCCTTTTTAAAGAGTGCCTATCAATCAAACGAAAGTATTTACCCACCAGCTCCTTTGATATTTAATGCTTTTAATTTGACACCTTTGTCACAAGTAAAAGTCGTGATTTTGGGGCAAGATCCTTATCATGGTCCAGGTCAAGCAATGGGGTTATCTTTTTCGGTACCTAAAGCCATACCAAAGCCACCTTCACTGAATAACTTATTAAAAGAGATGGCAGATGATATTGGTATTCGTCCCTCGAATCACGGGGATTTGACCTATTGGGCGGAGCAAGGTGTGCTGCTTTTGAATAGCTCATTGACTGTGAAAGAAAGTGTGCCGAATAGCCACCAAAATCAGGGTTGGGAGCAGTTTACAGATGCCGTTATTGACGTGATTAATGAGCAAACCGAACACACTGTCTTTATATTATGGGGTAGTAAAGCTCAAAAAAAGGGCAAATATATTAACACAGACAAACACCTGATTTTAACGGCTGTCCACCCTTCGCCCCTTGCTGCGAATCGTGGGGGATTTTTTGGAACTAAGCCATTTTCTAAGACCAATGATTATTTAAAACAGTATGGTCAAACACCAATCGATTGGCAGTTACCACAGTAA
- the tadA gene encoding tRNA adenosine(34) deaminase TadA: protein MMNTFDFQQSVLLATQLASIDLKTYMFWQIQDVQWMQKALTLARQGAVLGEVPVGAILVHNQQIIGQGFNEPIGRHDATAHAEIVALRDACARLKNYRLPLQTTLYVTLEPCTMCVGAMIHARVSRVIYAANEPRAGMVGSQMDLPNQPFYNHRMQVSSGLCSHHSSQMLKAFFRARRKAAKIEDNVSN, encoded by the coding sequence ATGATGAATACTTTTGATTTTCAACAATCTGTATTATTAGCGACTCAGCTGGCAAGTATAGATCTCAAAACCTATATGTTTTGGCAGATTCAAGACGTCCAGTGGATGCAAAAAGCACTAACGCTTGCCAGACAAGGTGCAGTGCTTGGAGAAGTGCCAGTAGGAGCCATACTGGTACATAATCAACAGATTATTGGTCAAGGGTTCAATGAACCAATTGGGCGTCATGATGCAACTGCTCACGCTGAGATTGTGGCGTTGAGAGATGCCTGTGCCCGTCTAAAAAATTACCGCTTGCCATTGCAGACGACTCTGTATGTGACGCTAGAGCCTTGTACTATGTGCGTTGGTGCCATGATTCATGCACGTGTCAGTAGAGTGATATATGCAGCAAATGAGCCAAGAGCAGGCATGGTTGGTAGTCAGATGGACTTGCCCAACCAGCCTTTTTATAATCATCGTATGCAAGTAAGCAGTGGGCTATGTAGCCATCATAGCAGTCAAATGCTAAAGGCATTTTTTCGTGCCCGTCGTAAAGCCGCGAAAATCGAAGACAATGTAAGCAATTAA
- the cmk gene encoding (d)CMP kinase gives MPSNKENGSAQPLRFPVICIDGPSGAGKGTVTWRLAQALNYQLLDSGALYRIVGLKAFEAGLITEDTSNAIDEQAVLALTQNLKISFVPNNDSGRVDIIVNGEAVGEQVRNETIGGYASQIAVFPEVRQALLKLQKDMATRSGLVADGRDMGTVVFPDADVKVFLTASAEARADRRVTQLLTAGQEADFEAILATIKARDDRDENRATAPSKPAEDALLLDSSTLDANAVYEQVKQHCRDKGICFNS, from the coding sequence ATGCCCAGTAATAAGGAAAATGGTTCAGCGCAACCATTGCGTTTTCCGGTCATTTGTATTGACGGGCCAAGTGGTGCAGGTAAAGGTACGGTAACGTGGCGTTTGGCTCAAGCTTTGAATTATCAGTTGCTCGATTCAGGTGCTTTATATCGTATTGTAGGTCTTAAAGCATTTGAGGCAGGTTTGATTACCGAAGATACCAGCAATGCGATTGATGAGCAGGCGGTATTAGCGTTAACACAAAATTTAAAGATATCTTTTGTACCGAACAATGACTCAGGCCGTGTCGATATTATTGTGAATGGTGAGGCAGTTGGTGAACAAGTTCGTAACGAAACAATTGGCGGCTACGCCTCACAGATAGCAGTATTTCCAGAAGTTCGACAAGCATTGCTTAAACTCCAAAAAGACATGGCAACCCGTTCAGGATTGGTTGCTGATGGTCGCGACATGGGAACAGTGGTATTCCCAGACGCTGATGTGAAAGTGTTTTTGACGGCAAGTGCTGAAGCGCGTGCTGATCGACGTGTGACGCAGCTATTGACAGCTGGTCAGGAAGCGGATTTTGAAGCCATTTTAGCGACGATTAAAGCCCGTGATGACCGTGATGAAAATCGTGCAACTGCACCGTCTAAGCCTGCAGAAGATGCCTTGTTACTTGATAGCTCAACCTTAGATGCCAATGCTGTGTATGAGCAAGTGAAACAACATTGTCGAGATAAGGGTATTTGTTTTAATAGTTAA